A stretch of Pseudoprevotella muciniphila DNA encodes these proteins:
- the ruvA gene encoding Holliday junction branch migration protein RuvA has product MIDYIKGKVDRLETTEVVLEAFGVGYSLQISLNTYSALRGQSDTRLYVYEQVRQDAATMLYGFSSCDERDIFMLLLGVSGVGGATARAVISAYSPSELQDIISSEDTRALKSVKGIGQKAAERIIVELRDKVLSLGVSGGSSNDIVDGITIGAKKELSNEAISALTMLGYSSQQAHKAVSSIIKAEPDLPVEQVIKKALKAL; this is encoded by the coding sequence ATGATAGACTATATAAAAGGAAAGGTGGATCGTCTTGAGACCACAGAAGTGGTTCTCGAGGCATTTGGTGTTGGCTACTCACTTCAGATATCGTTAAATACATATTCTGCTTTGCGTGGTCAGAGTGACACCAGGCTCTATGTTTATGAACAAGTTCGTCAAGATGCAGCCACAATGCTTTATGGCTTTTCATCTTGTGATGAACGCGACATATTTATGTTGCTTCTCGGTGTCAGTGGTGTTGGCGGTGCTACGGCTCGTGCTGTTATTTCAGCCTATTCGCCATCTGAGTTGCAAGATATCATATCTTCAGAAGACACTCGTGCATTGAAGAGTGTGAAAGGTATAGGTCAGAAGGCTGCTGAGCGCATCATTGTAGAATTGCGAGACAAGGTTCTCTCTCTCGGTGTTTCCGGCGGTTCTTCAAACGACATAGTCGATGGCATAACCATCGGTGCAAAAAAAGAACTTTCCAATGAGGCGATTTCTGCCTTAACCATGTTAGGTTATTCTTCACAGCAGGCACATAAAGCCGTCAGTTCTATCATCAAGGCTGAGCCTGACCTGCCTGTTGAACAAGTAATCAAGAAGGCTCTGAAAGCACTTTAA
- a CDS encoding HD domain-containing protein codes for MNKKELYDKALQIAIKAHEGQKDKSGRNYIMHPIRVSERCKTIDAKIVALLHDTIEDTDVTEDYLKTEGFPQEIIDAIKLVTRKEDETYQQFIERAANNAISREVKIADLEDNMDIRRLTEISDKSVERLRKYLAAWHYLQKQ; via the coding sequence ATGAATAAGAAAGAATTATATGACAAAGCACTCCAGATAGCCATCAAAGCACATGAAGGACAGAAAGATAAATCTGGACGAAATTATATTATGCATCCCATTCGTGTGTCTGAAAGATGCAAGACCATAGATGCAAAGATCGTAGCACTTCTCCACGATACCATAGAAGACACAGATGTTACCGAAGATTATCTGAAAACAGAGGGCTTTCCACAAGAGATTATTGACGCGATAAAGTTGGTAACAAGAAAAGAAGATGAAACTTACCAGCAATTTATTGAACGTGCTGCGAACAACGCCATAAGCCGAGAAGTTAAGATTGCAGATCTTGAAGATAATATGGATATCAGGCGCCTAACAGAAATCTCTGACAAAAGTGTGGAACGTTTGCGGAAATATCTCGCAGCATGGCATTATTTGCAGAAACAATGA
- a CDS encoding DUF3307 domain-containing protein: MALFAETMNYLLLTSLIVCHFFADFCLTTSSMIRAKADGKVLLPILEHSFVHALLMGFCLLLFETAWKILIMLMVFEMLSHFLIDTGKGLIMSHFKIFADNRRKPYWILYGFDQLLHQTIIILIWMFAQ, translated from the coding sequence ATGGCATTATTTGCAGAAACAATGAATTATTTGTTATTAACATCTCTGATTGTTTGCCATTTTTTTGCTGATTTCTGTCTGACAACTTCCTCAATGATTAGGGCAAAAGCAGACGGGAAGGTACTTTTACCTATATTGGAGCACTCCTTTGTACATGCTCTGTTGATGGGTTTTTGCTTATTGCTTTTTGAGACTGCATGGAAAATTCTGATTATGCTTATGGTTTTCGAAATGCTGTCGCATTTCTTGATAGACACAGGCAAGGGATTGATAATGTCGCATTTCAAAATTTTTGCGGACAATAGAAGAAAACCATATTGGATACTATATGGTTTTGACCAACTTTTGCATCAAACCATTATTATTTTAATATGGATGTTTGCACAGTAG
- the nagA gene encoding N-acetylglucosamine-6-phosphate deacetylase: MMKQIFNGRILTPEGWLSGGSVIIEGNKILEVTNNDLPVEGAERIDAKGCDIVPGGIELHIHGGGGRDFMEGEEDAFRIAVDAHLKHGTTAIFPTLSSSSIPMINAAVEVCDKLMAEDNSPIMGLHLEGPYFNPAMAGAQMPEFITPPIPADYEPLLERTKCIKRWDAAPELPGTEEFGKFCVSHGCLPAIAHTKGSYEDAVRAFKAGFTHMTHFTNAMSSLHKVREFKHAGIVEAGYEVEGFTVEVIADGIHVPPPYLSMVYKMKGVEHTALITDALAVAASDATEAFDPRVIIEDGVCKLADRSALAGSIATMDRLVKTAIQQANIPDFDAYRMTSETPAKIMGIYDRKGSVQKGKDADITLYDNKQELKMVIQMGSIAMNNL, encoded by the coding sequence ATCATGAAACAGATTTTCAACGGAAGAATTCTTACACCGGAAGGATGGCTTTCGGGTGGTTCGGTTATTATTGAAGGGAACAAAATCCTTGAAGTTACAAATAACGACCTTCCTGTAGAGGGCGCTGAAAGGATTGATGCCAAAGGATGCGATATTGTTCCTGGAGGAATAGAACTTCACATTCATGGTGGTGGAGGACGCGATTTCATGGAAGGAGAAGAAGATGCCTTCCGAATTGCAGTTGACGCGCACCTCAAGCATGGCACAACTGCCATTTTTCCAACACTATCATCATCATCAATTCCAATGATAAACGCCGCTGTAGAGGTGTGTGATAAATTGATGGCAGAAGATAATAGCCCAATTATGGGTCTTCACTTGGAAGGACCATACTTCAATCCGGCAATGGCAGGTGCGCAGATGCCGGAATTCATCACGCCGCCCATACCCGCAGACTACGAACCGCTTCTTGAACGTACTAAATGTATTAAGAGGTGGGATGCTGCGCCAGAGTTGCCGGGTACCGAAGAGTTTGGAAAATTCTGTGTAAGTCATGGCTGTCTTCCTGCAATAGCACATACAAAGGGTAGTTACGAGGATGCAGTAAGGGCATTCAAAGCAGGGTTTACACACATGACACACTTCACTAATGCAATGAGTTCATTGCACAAAGTGCGAGAATTTAAGCATGCAGGTATTGTGGAAGCAGGATACGAAGTAGAAGGCTTCACTGTAGAGGTAATTGCTGATGGAATACATGTGCCACCACCTTATTTGTCAATGGTTTACAAAATGAAAGGCGTGGAACACACAGCACTTATCACTGATGCGCTCGCAGTTGCTGCAAGTGACGCTACGGAAGCATTCGACCCACGTGTTATTATCGAAGACGGCGTTTGTAAACTCGCAGACAGATCTGCGCTCGCAGGAAGTATAGCAACAATGGATCGCCTTGTGAAAACAGCAATTCAGCAAGCCAATATCCCAGACTTTGATGCATACCGTATGACAAGCGAAACCCCTGCAAAAATTATGGGTATATACGACCGTAAAGGTTCTGTCCAAAAAGGAAAAGATGCAGACATCACACTGTATGACAACAAACAAGAACTTAAAATGGTCATCCAGATGGGAAGTATCGCAATGAATAATCTGTAA
- a CDS encoding Dabb family protein has protein sequence MVRHIVLFQIDKKLSTSEKHELFVKFKSAIERLPETITFIRHIEVGNNINSDEIWDICLLSEFNSLEDIRRYSVHPDHIRAAGIIKPYLTGRSCVDYTIPN, from the coding sequence ATGGTACGACATATTGTTTTATTCCAAATTGACAAGAAACTTTCAACCAGTGAAAAGCATGAGTTGTTTGTAAAATTTAAGAGCGCCATAGAGCGTCTGCCGGAGACAATAACATTTATACGTCACATAGAGGTCGGAAACAACATCAATTCAGACGAGATTTGGGACATTTGTCTGCTAAGTGAGTTTAACTCTCTTGAAGACATTCGTCGTTACTCTGTTCATCCGGATCACATTAGGGCGGCAGGTATTATAAAACCCTATCTGACTGGCAGGAGTTGCGTTGACTACACTATTCCAAATTAA